From the genome of Sphingobacterium kitahiroshimense, one region includes:
- the asnS gene encoding asparagine--tRNA ligase, whose product MEHTRIKELLNATEFGHEVIVKGWVKTFRNNQFIAINDGSSIHNIQAVVDFENTPDALLKRITTGAALRVKGNLIESQGKGQKVEIKVNELTILGDSDAEKYPLQPKKHSLEFLREIAHLRFRTTTFNAVFKVRNALAFAVHKFFNDKDFVYMHTPIITGSDAEGAGEMFRVTSLDLNNIPRTENGDIDFKEDFFGKSTNLTVSGQLEGELAAMALGNIYTFGPTFRAENSNTTRHLAEFWMIEPEMAFYELEDNMDLAEDLLKYVIKYALDTCPEEIEFLKTRLLEEEKNKPTTERAELNLIDKLTFVLNNDFERVTYTEAIDILKRSKPNQKKQFKYLIDEWGADLQSEHERYLVEKHYKKPVILIDYPAEIKSFYMKQNDVDANGHKTVRAMDILFPGIGEMVGGSQREENLDKLLSRMAEVNIPAEEMEWFLDTRRYGSAPHSGFGLGFERLVLFVTGMTNIRDVIPFPRTPNNAEF is encoded by the coding sequence ATGGAACATACACGTATAAAAGAATTATTAAATGCCACTGAATTTGGGCATGAAGTTATTGTTAAAGGATGGGTTAAAACTTTCCGAAACAATCAATTTATAGCAATCAATGATGGATCTTCCATTCACAACATCCAAGCAGTAGTTGATTTTGAAAACACACCCGATGCTTTATTAAAAAGGATCACAACAGGTGCTGCATTACGCGTAAAAGGAAATTTAATTGAATCACAAGGTAAAGGTCAAAAAGTTGAGATCAAAGTAAATGAGTTGACGATCTTAGGTGATTCAGATGCTGAAAAATATCCTTTGCAACCTAAAAAACACAGCTTAGAATTTTTACGTGAAATCGCTCACTTACGTTTCCGTACAACGACATTCAATGCTGTCTTTAAAGTACGTAATGCCTTAGCATTTGCTGTTCACAAATTCTTCAATGACAAAGATTTTGTTTACATGCATACGCCAATTATTACTGGCTCTGATGCAGAGGGTGCTGGTGAAATGTTCCGTGTAACTTCATTAGATCTTAATAATATTCCACGTACAGAAAATGGTGATATTGATTTTAAAGAAGACTTTTTTGGTAAATCTACTAATCTAACCGTATCAGGACAATTAGAAGGTGAATTAGCGGCTATGGCCCTTGGGAATATCTATACCTTTGGTCCAACTTTCCGAGCTGAAAATTCTAATACAACCCGTCACTTAGCAGAATTCTGGATGATTGAACCAGAAATGGCATTTTATGAGTTGGAAGATAACATGGATTTAGCAGAAGATTTGTTGAAGTATGTCATCAAGTATGCGCTGGATACCTGTCCTGAAGAAATTGAATTTTTAAAAACACGTTTATTAGAAGAGGAGAAAAATAAACCTACGACAGAAAGAGCAGAATTAAATCTAATAGATAAATTAACGTTTGTACTGAATAATGATTTCGAACGCGTAACCTATACAGAAGCGATCGACATATTGAAGCGCAGTAAACCAAATCAAAAGAAACAATTTAAATACTTAATTGATGAATGGGGAGCTGATTTACAGTCCGAGCACGAACGTTATTTAGTAGAGAAACATTATAAAAAACCGGTGATCCTGATTGATTATCCAGCGGAGATCAAATCATTTTATATGAAGCAAAATGATGTAGATGCTAATGGACACAAAACAGTACGCGCGATGGATATTCTTTTCCCGGGAATCGGTGAAATGGTGGGCGGATCACAACGTGAAGAAAACTTAGATAAGTTATTATCACGTATGGCTGAAGTCAACATCCCTGCGGAAGAAATGGAATGGTTCTTAGATACACGTCGTTATGGCTCAGCTCCGCATTCCGGTTTTGGACTAGGATTCGAGCGTTTGGTATTATTTGTAACAGGAATGACCAATATTAGAGATGTTATTCCGTTCCCTCGTACACCGAACAACGCAGAATTTTAA
- a CDS encoding L-threonylcarbamoyladenylate synthase, with protein sequence MLVRIYDNNPNEKSIQQVVDVLKKGGVIIYPTDTVYGIGCDITNQKAIEKVCEIRGLKADKANLSFICYDLTDISLYTKPFDTTVFRVLKKALPGPFTFIFNASSQVPKLLSSKKKTVGIRVPDNNIVREIVRVLGNPIVTASIRDEDDILEYSTDPELIHEKYENLVDLVIDGGYGDNVASTVVDLTEGEFEVIRAGKGNLEEYL encoded by the coding sequence ATGTTAGTCCGAATTTACGATAATAACCCCAATGAAAAGTCAATACAGCAAGTTGTTGACGTTCTAAAAAAAGGTGGAGTCATCATCTACCCCACCGATACGGTTTATGGTATAGGATGCGACATTACAAATCAGAAAGCAATAGAAAAAGTTTGTGAAATTAGAGGATTAAAGGCAGATAAAGCCAATCTATCCTTTATTTGCTATGACTTGACAGATATATCTTTGTATACCAAACCATTTGATACAACCGTTTTTAGAGTATTAAAAAAAGCCCTTCCAGGTCCATTTACATTTATCTTTAATGCCAGCAGTCAAGTTCCAAAATTATTAAGTTCCAAAAAGAAAACAGTGGGTATCCGTGTTCCTGATAATAATATCGTACGCGAAATCGTACGTGTGCTTGGTAATCCCATTGTAACAGCCTCCATTCGAGATGAAGATGACATTCTAGAGTATTCAACAGATCCAGAATTGATCCATGAAAAATATGAAAATCTAGTCGATTTAGTAATTGATGGTGGTTATGGTGATAATGTTGCTTCTACAGTAGTTGACCTTACAGAGGGCGAATTTGAAGTTATCAGAGCTGGCAAAGGAAACTTAGAGGAATATCTATAA
- a CDS encoding SRPBCC domain-containing protein: protein MKAHIEQTITINTSIESVWNVLADFNSYSIWSPTIKHFFSIPSVGERSKVRLEQPDGPSMTMNPIFLVINPQKELRWKGSLFIPGLFDGEHYFILEKKSDHATVVTQGEYFSGVLVYFFRKMIYGVTSNGFKSFNEALKKQVENRNIL from the coding sequence ATGAAAGCACATATCGAACAGACAATTACTATTAATACATCAATCGAATCAGTTTGGAATGTATTAGCTGATTTTAATAGTTACTCTATCTGGAGCCCTACAATTAAGCATTTTTTTTCTATTCCAAGCGTTGGAGAAAGATCGAAGGTTAGATTGGAACAGCCTGATGGACCAAGTATGACCATGAATCCGATATTTTTAGTTATCAATCCTCAGAAGGAGCTTCGTTGGAAGGGCAGTCTTTTTATTCCAGGTTTGTTCGATGGCGAACATTATTTTATACTCGAAAAAAAATCTGATCATGCAACAGTTGTGACTCAAGGTGAATACTTTTCCGGAGTGTTGGTTTATTTTTTTCGAAAGATGATTTATGGTGTAACCTCCAATGGTTTTAAGTCTTTTAATGAAGCTTTAAAGAAACAGGTGGAGAACAGGAATATTTTATAG
- a CDS encoding Crp/Fnr family transcriptional regulator encodes MNTFFQDQIAKLFDVSHNNLTAILSSFVEEDLLKGTYFLEHGKRCDRLSFIQSGIVRVFKENASGEVTQWIGQEGYFVTDLSSFLFDEPARWSIQVLEDTKLLSISKQDYLLFEQQIPDWNRLEKRFIAKCFLQLEERIYNFIAHTAEERYHLYFEQHKALFNRVPLQYIASVLGMSPETLSRIRAKINS; translated from the coding sequence ATGAATACATTTTTTCAAGATCAAATTGCGAAGCTTTTTGATGTTTCCCACAATAATCTGACCGCCATATTATCTTCTTTTGTCGAAGAGGATCTTTTAAAAGGAACATATTTTTTAGAGCACGGTAAACGCTGTGATCGATTGAGTTTTATTCAGTCGGGTATTGTCCGCGTGTTTAAAGAAAATGCTTCAGGCGAGGTTACGCAATGGATAGGGCAGGAGGGGTACTTCGTTACTGATTTATCTTCGTTTCTTTTTGATGAGCCTGCCAGATGGAGTATTCAGGTCTTAGAGGATACGAAGTTACTTTCCATTTCTAAACAGGATTATCTTTTATTTGAACAGCAGATCCCTGATTGGAACCGGTTGGAAAAAAGATTTATAGCCAAATGTTTTTTACAATTGGAAGAGCGCATATATAACTTTATAGCGCATACGGCCGAAGAACGCTATCATTTATATTTTGAACAGCATAAAGCGCTGTTTAACCGAGTGCCGCTTCAATACATTGCGTCTGTACTGGGTATGTCTCCAGAAACATTGAGCCGAATAAGAGCAAAAATTAATTCTTGA
- a CDS encoding DUF721 domain-containing protein has product MYNKKYKGGLEYIRSSDDITIKEAIDRLLDVYKLKRKFEETSILAVWPTLIGKAIANRTKQIYIKDKKLFVKVESAVIKNELVLMRRQILGRVNEHVGHVIVEELVVL; this is encoded by the coding sequence ATGTATAATAAGAAGTATAAGGGCGGATTGGAATATATTCGTTCGAGTGATGATATCACAATAAAAGAGGCGATCGACCGTCTTTTGGATGTTTACAAATTGAAACGTAAATTTGAAGAAACTTCTATTCTGGCAGTATGGCCAACGTTGATAGGTAAGGCTATTGCCAATCGGACAAAACAGATCTATATTAAAGACAAAAAGCTCTTTGTAAAGGTCGAGTCTGCTGTAATTAAAAATGAACTTGTTTTAATGCGCAGGCAGATATTGGGACGAGTCAATGAGCATGTTGGTCACGTCATCGTTGAAGAACTTGTCGTTTTATAA
- the recF gene encoding DNA replication/repair protein RecF (All proteins in this family for which functions are known are DNA-binding proteins that assist the filamentation of RecA onto DNA for the initiation of recombination or recombinational repair.) → MWLRQLSVLNFKNYSESSLEFLPEVNAFAGDNGVGKTNLLDAIHYLSLCKSYFNPIDSQHIKQGQDWFMLQGSFEKNEFQDVISCSIKRNQKKQFKKNKKDYPRLADHIGQFPLVMISPNDTLIITDGSEERRKFIDNVISQTDNKYLDTLIIYNKIIAQRNMLLKLAKQIGVLDLGLVEVLNMQLDEVGTVIYNKRIAFMAEFQPEFDRHYLYLTENAETVQLVYESPLMEDSFLNILEKNLERDRALERTTVGIHKDDLIFTIHGGMPLKKFGSQGQQKSFLIALKLAQYSFFQQKKGFKPLLLLDDIFDKLDDKRTHKLMQMVSDDEFGQIFLTDTDAKRIKRIFDAIASPVRIFDIAGGEVYV, encoded by the coding sequence ATGTGGTTGCGTCAGCTTTCAGTTTTAAATTTTAAAAATTATTCAGAGTCTTCTTTAGAATTCCTACCGGAGGTAAATGCTTTTGCGGGGGATAATGGTGTTGGTAAAACCAATCTTTTGGATGCTATACATTATCTTTCCCTATGTAAAAGTTATTTTAATCCCATCGACTCGCAACATATTAAACAGGGCCAAGACTGGTTTATGTTGCAGGGTTCATTCGAAAAAAACGAATTTCAAGATGTTATTTCCTGTAGCATCAAACGTAATCAAAAGAAACAATTTAAGAAAAATAAAAAGGATTATCCTAGATTGGCTGATCATATCGGTCAGTTTCCTTTGGTAATGATCTCTCCTAATGATACCCTAATTATTACTGATGGCAGTGAAGAACGCCGTAAATTTATCGATAATGTCATCTCGCAGACAGATAATAAATATCTGGATACGCTTATTATTTACAATAAAATCATTGCCCAGCGTAATATGCTATTAAAGCTGGCCAAACAAATTGGGGTATTGGATCTTGGTCTTGTTGAAGTGCTAAACATGCAACTCGATGAAGTTGGTACTGTCATTTATAATAAACGTATTGCTTTTATGGCTGAATTTCAGCCGGAATTTGATCGGCATTACTTATACCTGACTGAAAATGCAGAGACTGTCCAGCTTGTCTATGAATCTCCTTTGATGGAAGATTCATTTTTGAACATTTTGGAAAAGAATCTGGAACGCGACCGCGCACTGGAGAGAACCACAGTGGGTATACATAAAGATGATCTAATTTTCACCATCCACGGAGGTATGCCCTTGAAAAAATTTGGTTCTCAGGGTCAGCAAAAATCATTTTTAATTGCACTAAAATTAGCACAGTATTCCTTTTTTCAACAAAAGAAAGGCTTTAAACCGCTATTGCTTTTGGATGATATTTTTGACAAATTGGATGATAAACGTACGCACAAACTGATGCAGATGGTATCTGATGATGAATTTGGTCAAATTTTTCTAACAGATACAGATGCAAAAAGAATTAAGCGAATTTTTGATGCGATTGCCAGTCCAGTGCGTATCTTTGACATAGCAGGAGGTGAAGTTTATGTATAA
- a CDS encoding DUF4834 family protein, protein MAGLLKFLLIAFAVWYLVKFLIRLILPFAMRKAAEKLMKKAQQQGGSTYTNGGGSFHYETFGQNNNSSQSAPKTDGRISVDYVPPKQESKRKVADNAGEFVDFEEIK, encoded by the coding sequence ATGGCAGGATTATTAAAATTTTTATTGATTGCATTCGCTGTATGGTATTTAGTTAAATTCTTAATTCGATTAATATTACCATTTGCAATGCGTAAGGCTGCAGAAAAGCTTATGAAAAAAGCGCAGCAACAAGGTGGCTCTACCTATACCAATGGTGGTGGCTCGTTCCATTATGAAACATTTGGTCAAAATAATAACAGTTCGCAATCAGCTCCAAAAACAGATGGTCGTATATCGGTAGATTATGTTCCACCTAAACAAGAGTCAAAAAGAAAAGTGGCTGACAATGCTGGTGAATTTGTGGATTTTGAAGAAATAAAATAG
- the tilS gene encoding tRNA lysidine(34) synthetase TilS: MNLLERLTFFIKDNSLFEDDDKILLTVSGGRDSMLLTFLLAKAGYQIAIAHCNFKLRGAESDLDECLVRDFAEAHGIPFYVRHFDTEQIASERGISIQMAARELRYSWFEELREALSFDKIAVAQHLNDHIETVLLNLSRGTGLQGLQGIQAKRDRLIRPLLFLKAEEVLHYVQEYQIPYRDDQSNFSTKYARNKVRIDIIPQFKKMQPDFERIFEQNIAHFKESYALLQQFITPLRNDLFIKEQEAWIIEKEKLRKHITDLPLLYELFSPFCFSKSVLTDLQSCFDKESGRLFQSEGYDLLLDRDFLIIREKEYKQEDETIITSETKSVSWRNYSFCCDYSHDVSIVRDKQIAKIDTNLLIFPLTLRAWKTGDYFYPLGMTGRKKLSDLFNNYKVNVFEKGNVPILINGNGDIIWVANYQLDNRYKISGNTNKVFILSCK; the protein is encoded by the coding sequence ATGAATTTGCTGGAAAGATTAACATTTTTTATCAAAGATAACAGCCTTTTTGAGGATGATGATAAGATCTTGTTGACAGTGAGCGGTGGACGCGATTCGATGCTTTTGACTTTTTTATTGGCAAAGGCCGGTTATCAGATAGCTATTGCTCATTGTAATTTTAAATTACGTGGTGCAGAATCTGATCTGGATGAGTGCTTGGTTCGGGATTTCGCTGAAGCGCATGGTATCCCTTTTTATGTGAGGCATTTCGACACAGAGCAGATAGCTTCCGAAAGAGGAATTTCTATACAGATGGCTGCGCGCGAACTGCGGTATTCCTGGTTTGAAGAATTAAGAGAAGCGTTAAGTTTTGACAAAATAGCTGTTGCACAGCATTTGAATGATCATATTGAAACGGTGTTGTTAAATCTATCCCGTGGAACAGGCCTTCAAGGCCTACAGGGCATTCAGGCAAAACGCGACCGTCTGATTCGTCCATTACTGTTTCTTAAAGCAGAGGAAGTATTGCATTATGTCCAGGAATATCAGATTCCATACCGTGATGATCAATCCAACTTTTCGACAAAATATGCGCGTAATAAAGTACGTATCGACATTATTCCGCAATTTAAAAAAATGCAACCTGATTTTGAACGTATTTTTGAACAGAACATTGCTCACTTCAAGGAAAGCTATGCTTTGTTGCAACAATTCATAACACCCCTTCGTAATGACCTTTTTATAAAGGAACAAGAAGCTTGGATTATTGAAAAGGAAAAGCTTCGGAAGCATATAACGGATCTTCCCCTGTTGTATGAATTATTTTCACCATTTTGTTTTAGTAAAAGTGTGCTGACCGATCTCCAATCTTGTTTTGATAAGGAATCAGGTCGATTGTTTCAATCTGAGGGATACGATCTGTTACTTGATCGCGATTTTTTGATTATTCGTGAAAAAGAGTATAAGCAGGAAGATGAAACCATTATTACTTCAGAAACTAAATCTGTATCTTGGAGAAATTATAGTTTTTGTTGTGATTATAGTCATGATGTTTCTATTGTTCGGGATAAGCAGATTGCAAAAATAGATACTAATCTTCTGATTTTTCCTTTGACGCTAAGAGCTTGGAAAACGGGTGATTATTTCTATCCTTTGGGAATGACAGGACGTAAAAAATTGAGTGATCTTTTTAATAATTATAAGGTGAATGTTTTTGAAAAGGGAAATGTTCCAATTTTAATAAACGGTAACGGCGATATCATCTGGGTAGCAAACTATCAACTTGATAATCGATATAAAATAAGTGGAAATACAAATAAAGTGTTTATTTTAAGCTGTAAATAA
- a CDS encoding OstA-like protein: MLASAQQQDELRLLSSSYSVLNSKTGNAMFYRPVYEHKGSTLSADSGYLHKDDIGRQFFEAYSNVIITQPTGTQIFADKLHYDAASQNATLTQNVRMVSRSSILTTNHLQYNMRSSVGNYYGGGRITSGTDTITSTNATYFENTQDAFFNKKVVVRTPNVKIYTDSMKYNSPSSMTYFYTPTNIKGNKGENLYTEKGDYNTNTGVANFTKKNLYTEGSKMLKGDTLHYDRRTGEGEAIRNVVFVDTTDKFYAYGDKGLYRQSDESITMTDKPLIISVVKKDSTQSDSTNTGNIKTNPSNKKEVKKKEKEDKKVKEEVVSKDDNKGENKLVKLDPVVVPKDSVQMDSIFMTADTLFSKMILRSTYIPKNFKLSRDGGELDVEVDEDYGDDNDSTDTDFTAGLDSLQLKGDTLGKKEINNDAPQKKIKDKQAVLKEKTKQEPKKASPNTEKTTAKPVVKDLNRFELEKNSKADSILRKNAVVPKADYSDQIFNKALKAAKNNHEKPAAPPDTAKTRIVKAYHNVRMFKSDFQAVADSVYYGMADSMFRLMGKPMIWAEKSQISGDTIFLQFVNQKLDNTLIVGNAFMVNATLDSAKYNQLKGRKITGFFDKNSLERMFVDGNAENIIYVVNEETNVATELFHDRSSRIKIYMENNKLKEYVSIRKVDGKVYPIAQLTQEKEFLPGFIWRPEDRPKSKEDLLNRKRSVAKDEIKVPEAENKEGKPKEKTIKNIESEPEEKPQEEVKKQTTPKREIQKMDSKAQGEKLQAVQDSTLIKAVSPNKEPIKK, from the coding sequence ATGCTAGCATCTGCACAACAGCAAGATGAACTCCGTTTATTGTCGTCTTCTTACAGTGTTCTCAATTCAAAAACAGGCAATGCAATGTTTTACAGACCGGTTTATGAACATAAAGGATCTACCCTCTCTGCAGATAGCGGTTATTTACATAAAGACGACATAGGGCGCCAGTTCTTTGAAGCTTATAGCAATGTGATCATTACACAGCCTACCGGGACTCAAATATTCGCGGATAAACTTCACTACGATGCGGCTTCACAAAATGCAACGCTAACGCAAAACGTCCGTATGGTCAGTCGGTCTTCCATACTTACGACCAATCATCTGCAGTATAACATGAGAAGTAGTGTTGGAAATTATTATGGTGGCGGCCGTATCACTAGTGGTACAGATACCATTACGAGTACCAATGCGACTTATTTCGAAAATACACAAGATGCCTTTTTCAATAAAAAAGTCGTGGTACGAACACCAAATGTCAAAATATACACGGATTCAATGAAGTATAATTCGCCTAGCAGTATGACTTACTTCTATACCCCTACCAATATCAAAGGGAATAAAGGGGAAAATCTATATACAGAAAAAGGAGATTATAATACCAATACCGGCGTAGCAAACTTCACAAAGAAAAATCTATATACCGAAGGCAGTAAAATGCTAAAAGGAGATACGCTGCATTATGACCGACGAACCGGAGAAGGAGAAGCGATCCGTAATGTTGTATTTGTCGATACGACCGATAAGTTTTATGCCTATGGGGACAAAGGATTATATCGACAGTCGGATGAATCCATCACGATGACCGACAAGCCCTTGATCATCTCTGTCGTCAAAAAAGATAGTACGCAAAGTGATTCAACAAATACTGGAAATATAAAAACCAATCCGTCCAACAAAAAAGAGGTAAAGAAGAAAGAAAAAGAAGATAAAAAGGTTAAAGAAGAAGTTGTCTCAAAAGATGATAACAAGGGAGAGAATAAACTAGTCAAATTAGATCCTGTAGTAGTACCTAAGGACTCTGTACAGATGGATTCTATATTTATGACTGCAGATACCCTGTTCTCAAAAATGATTCTCCGAAGCACCTACATACCCAAAAATTTCAAACTAAGCCGTGACGGTGGTGAGCTAGATGTAGAGGTAGATGAAGATTATGGAGACGATAATGATAGTACGGATACCGATTTTACAGCAGGTTTAGATTCTTTGCAGCTGAAAGGTGATACCTTAGGAAAAAAGGAAATCAATAACGATGCACCTCAAAAGAAAATTAAAGACAAGCAAGCTGTCTTAAAAGAAAAAACCAAACAGGAGCCTAAAAAAGCAAGTCCAAATACTGAAAAAACAACAGCAAAACCTGTTGTAAAAGATTTAAATCGTTTTGAATTAGAGAAAAATAGTAAGGCTGACAGTATTTTGCGAAAAAATGCAGTCGTCCCAAAAGCAGATTATAGTGATCAGATCTTTAATAAAGCTCTTAAAGCTGCGAAAAACAATCATGAAAAACCTGCAGCTCCGCCCGACACAGCAAAAACCCGTATTGTCAAAGCATACCATAATGTGCGCATGTTTAAATCCGATTTTCAAGCTGTAGCAGATTCCGTTTACTATGGTATGGCAGATTCTATGTTCAGGCTAATGGGAAAACCGATGATCTGGGCAGAGAAATCTCAAATATCCGGTGATACGATTTTTCTGCAATTTGTGAATCAGAAACTGGACAATACGTTAATTGTAGGTAATGCTTTTATGGTAAATGCAACTTTGGACTCCGCTAAATACAATCAGTTAAAAGGCCGTAAAATAACCGGATTCTTTGATAAAAACAGTTTAGAGCGGATGTTCGTTGATGGAAATGCCGAAAACATCATTTATGTCGTCAATGAAGAAACCAATGTAGCAACAGAATTATTCCATGATCGCAGCAGCCGCATTAAAATTTACATGGAAAACAATAAATTGAAAGAGTATGTTTCCATTAGAAAAGTTGATGGTAAAGTCTACCCAATTGCCCAGTTAACGCAAGAAAAAGAATTTCTACCGGGGTTTATCTGGAGGCCGGAAGATAGACCGAAGTCAAAAGAAGATTTACTCAATAGAAAACGATCTGTTGCAAAAGACGAGATTAAAGTTCCCGAGGCTGAAAACAAAGAGGGAAAACCTAAAGAGAAAACAATTAAGAATATAGAAAGCGAACCCGAGGAAAAGCCTCAAGAAGAAGTTAAAAAACAAACTACGCCTAAGCGGGAAATTCAGAAAATGGATAGTAAGGCTCAAGGAGAAAAATTGCAGGCCGTACAAGATAGCACTCTTATTAAAGCAGTTTCTCCAAATAAAGAACCGATCAAAAAGTAA
- a CDS encoding DUF417 family protein, with protein MYRFISFLAGLQNQFINFLRFAVFLVMAWIGGLKAFQYEADGIVPFVANSPVMSFFYSKKAPEYQQYKNPEGKTVQKNVDWHNENRTYLFSYGLGAVIVGIGFFVLLGIWFPKIGLLSGVLTFGMSLVTLSFLITTPETFVPNLGGDFPTPHYGFPYLSAAGRLVIKDIIMLAAGLVIAADSAKRLLVSERH; from the coding sequence ATGTACAGATTTATTTCTTTTCTAGCGGGACTACAAAATCAATTTATTAATTTTTTACGTTTTGCAGTCTTTCTTGTGATGGCATGGATAGGTGGTTTAAAGGCATTTCAGTACGAAGCTGATGGTATTGTTCCATTTGTAGCAAATAGTCCTGTTATGTCTTTTTTTTACAGCAAGAAGGCACCAGAGTATCAGCAGTATAAAAATCCTGAAGGTAAAACTGTTCAAAAAAATGTGGATTGGCATAATGAAAATAGGACATATCTATTTTCTTATGGCTTGGGAGCGGTTATTGTCGGAATTGGATTTTTTGTTTTATTAGGTATATGGTTTCCGAAAATAGGATTGCTTAGTGGTGTTTTGACATTTGGGATGTCCCTCGTGACTTTATCATTCTTGATTACCACGCCAGAAACATTTGTGCCAAATTTAGGTGGTGATTTTCCGACACCTCACTATGGATTTCCCTACCTTTCCGCAGCAGGGCGTTTGGTTATAAAAGATATTATTATGTTGGCAGCAGGTCTTGTGATCGCTGCAGATAGTGCTAAGCGCTTGTTGGTTTCCGAAAGACATTAA
- a CDS encoding helix-turn-helix domain-containing protein: MLIDIQHLHISSLEDDFQSALYQIFMFENPAKFSVDFSNYSSAAYSLVFLSPYQHFKWQGTTPASIIKLEFHGDFYCIEYHKKEVACNGLLFNNIYLTPFVTISPILFTEIKTIFNKIEVEKDGGSPFSESVLKSYLQLVLALCSKEKSLQLVHTDVYQNELTVSLKFQELLESAFLFERSVQFYADELALGVDSFSKKVKKEFGKSPSQLIQDRVVLEAKKMLHLTYLSVKEIAAKLQFEDEFYFSRYFKKNVGISPSGFRERVGISIVAK, translated from the coding sequence ATGTTAATCGATATTCAGCATCTTCATATATCTTCGCTCGAAGATGATTTTCAATCGGCTTTATATCAGATTTTTATGTTCGAAAATCCGGCGAAATTTTCGGTTGATTTTTCAAATTATTCCAGCGCGGCTTATAGTTTGGTTTTTTTATCTCCTTATCAACATTTCAAGTGGCAGGGGACAACACCGGCTTCCATTATTAAATTGGAGTTCCATGGTGATTTTTACTGCATTGAATATCATAAAAAGGAAGTTGCTTGCAATGGTTTATTATTTAACAATATCTACTTAACACCATTTGTGACTATTTCTCCGATTTTATTTACTGAAATAAAAACAATTTTTAATAAAATTGAAGTGGAGAAAGATGGAGGAAGTCCATTTTCTGAATCTGTATTAAAATCTTATCTACAACTTGTTTTGGCTCTTTGCAGTAAAGAAAAATCTCTTCAGCTTGTTCATACCGATGTTTATCAGAACGAATTGACAGTTAGTCTAAAATTTCAAGAACTATTGGAGTCTGCTTTTCTTTTTGAGAGATCGGTGCAATTTTATGCAGATGAACTTGCTCTTGGAGTAGATTCATTCAGCAAAAAGGTTAAAAAAGAATTTGGAAAATCTCCTTCCCAATTGATCCAGGATCGTGTTGTTCTTGAAGCAAAAAAAATGTTGCATCTGACATATTTATCTGTCAAAGAAATAGCTGCAAAACTTCAATTTGAAGATGAGTTTTACTTTAGCAGGTATTTTAAGAAGAATGTTGGTATTTCTCCTTCAGGTTTTCGAGAGCGTGTAGGGATCTCCATTGTGGCTAAATAA